Proteins co-encoded in one Sinobacterium norvegicum genomic window:
- a CDS encoding amino acid ABC transporter permease has translation MDFDIAYLWQLLPVVSKYLPVTLSMAAIATAAALIIGLSIALIKVYKLAFFSAVSDAFLSFFRGTPLLVQMFLLYYGLPQFFPVLKGLDAFSAATIALSLHFSAYMAESMRGAIISVHKSQMEAAISIGMSKHQAMARIILPQAARSALPPLMNNTIDLLKSTSLAFTLGVAEIMAKAQMEAASSFKFFESFLLVACLYWIIVIILGRLQLVIERKLNEAY, from the coding sequence ATGGATTTTGATATTGCCTACTTGTGGCAGTTGTTGCCGGTGGTCAGTAAATACCTGCCGGTAACATTATCTATGGCGGCAATAGCAACAGCCGCGGCACTGATTATAGGGCTGAGCATAGCTCTGATTAAGGTTTACAAACTGGCTTTCTTCAGCGCAGTCAGTGATGCCTTCCTGTCTTTTTTCCGCGGCACACCATTGCTGGTACAAATGTTTTTGCTCTACTATGGCCTGCCACAGTTCTTCCCTGTTTTAAAAGGTCTTGATGCATTCTCAGCGGCAACCATTGCCCTGAGCCTGCATTTCTCTGCCTACATGGCGGAAAGCATGCGTGGTGCCATCATCAGCGTCCATAAGAGTCAGATGGAAGCTGCTATTAGTATCGGTATGAGTAAGCATCAGGCAATGGCGCGAATCATTCTGCCCCAGGCCGCACGCAGTGCCTTACCACCATTAATGAATAACACTATCGATCTACTAAAAAGTACCTCCTTAGCCTTTACGCTAGGGGTTGCTGAAATAATGGCCAAGGCACAGATGGAGGCCGCAAGCAGCTTTAAATTCTTCGAGAGTTTCTTGCTGGTGGCTTGTCTTTATTGGATTATCGTTATCATTTTAGGTCGGTTACAACTGGTTATTGAACGAAAACTCAACGAGGCTTACTGA
- a CDS encoding amino acid ABC transporter substrate-binding protein → MRNIIIGGFVAALLMVAGCTEKSKESADSNVISVGMSGTYFPFTFSKNDELQGFEVDLWRALASEMGKTVEFKQTNFSGLFGMLQAGKIDTISNQITVTDERTEQYYFATPYVYTGAQLVVHKDNNDIHSVDDLCGKKVAVNAGSNFAQLLMALDTEKCINVVTYDIGIEQDVILGRSDAFVMDRTSAVALIEESGHPLKVTGSPFEVIANAFPFAKTEQGAETRDEVNKALAVLRQNGTLTALSMKWFHTDITTADDAQ, encoded by the coding sequence ATGAGAAATATCATTATAGGCGGCTTTGTCGCTGCTTTATTAATGGTTGCCGGCTGTACCGAAAAGAGTAAAGAATCGGCTGATAGCAATGTAATCTCCGTAGGCATGTCGGGTACTTATTTTCCTTTTACCTTTAGTAAAAATGATGAGTTACAAGGTTTTGAAGTAGACCTGTGGCGCGCCTTAGCCAGCGAGATGGGTAAAACAGTAGAGTTTAAACAAACCAATTTCTCTGGTTTATTTGGCATGCTACAAGCTGGCAAGATAGACACGATATCTAACCAAATCACGGTTACCGATGAACGCACAGAGCAGTATTATTTTGCCACACCTTATGTTTACACCGGTGCTCAATTAGTGGTCCATAAGGATAATAATGATATTCATTCTGTCGACGATCTCTGTGGCAAGAAGGTCGCTGTGAATGCCGGCTCAAATTTTGCCCAGTTACTGATGGCGCTAGATACTGAAAAGTGTATCAATGTTGTTACTTACGATATTGGTATTGAACAGGATGTTATCCTGGGACGAAGCGATGCCTTTGTCATGGATAGAACATCAGCTGTCGCGTTAATCGAAGAATCGGGTCACCCTTTAAAGGTAACAGGAAGCCCCTTTGAGGTTATCGCTAATGCCTTTCCATTTGCCAAGACAGAGCAGGGTGCAGAGACCCGTGATGAGGTCAATAAGGCCCTTGCTGTATTGCGACAAAACGGCACACTGACGGCACTGTCAATGAAATGGTTTCATACTGATATTACCACGGCTGATGACGCTCAATAA
- a CDS encoding 3'-5' exonuclease codes for MILKHWLLRYRQRKYLSRPRVKQTAFLQNYLQAIPLSLSQSFCQTNFIIVDLETTSLEVSGEIISIGWVMVDKGAIKHDKSFHCLINNSRGVGNSATIHQLRDIDLVAGVTIEQAYQALMIAATGRVIVFHHAALDLGFLNNISHHLFDLPFIAAVADTLLIEKLRLSKQHELIKFDQLTLASCRQRYHLPSYTEHNACIDALATAELLLAQFSGKKQQTPLRYIVS; via the coding sequence GTGATTTTAAAACATTGGTTGCTTCGGTACCGTCAAAGAAAATACCTATCCCGCCCCCGTGTTAAACAGACAGCATTCTTACAAAACTACCTTCAGGCAATACCGTTATCATTAAGTCAGTCATTCTGCCAAACTAATTTTATTATCGTAGACCTTGAAACGACCTCGTTAGAGGTGAGTGGAGAGATAATTAGCATCGGTTGGGTAATGGTTGATAAAGGCGCTATCAAACACGATAAATCATTTCATTGCCTGATTAATAACTCGCGTGGTGTGGGTAATAGCGCCACCATTCATCAACTACGAGATATTGATCTTGTGGCAGGGGTAACCATTGAACAAGCTTACCAAGCCTTGATGATTGCTGCGACCGGGCGGGTTATTGTTTTCCATCACGCGGCATTAGACCTTGGCTTTTTAAATAATATATCTCATCATTTGTTTGATCTGCCATTTATAGCCGCTGTTGCCGACACCTTACTGATTGAGAAACTGCGATTATCGAAACAGCATGAGTTAATCAAATTTGACCAGCTTACTTTGGCTAGCTGCAGACAACGATATCATCTACCCAGCTATACTGAGCATAATGCCTGCATCGATGCACTGGCCACAGCCGAATTACTATTGGCGCAGTTTTCAGGAAAAAAGCAGCAGACACCGCTGCGCTATATAGTCAGTTAG
- a CDS encoding putative nucleotidyltransferase substrate binding domain-containing protein: MAEHDTINHYPITEFLAEFVPFNCLNPSEITGVLKNLCSRYFLKNTIIQASASLGLIIVQKGAIDLIGENNQLIERLGEGDSFNLHSLNDQHPGIHAKIFEDSLVLQLTEACYQELRSGSRVFDRFFHHQKQRRLRRLTLDSQQKSLFLSSIATIVSRELVYTSPEQSIHQASLIMTASNVSSILVLEHDDLVGILTDKDIRSRVVANDLTVMTPVAEVMTKQPHWVDIDSTILDVSIEMSRLSCHHLPVKQNGKLLGIITASDLLMAKQNDPIHLVQRINRLTDIEQIIAVATSIPQQVVQWVANDLSATHAAQLLSLLSEKITQRIIVLTIEEIGPAPVAFCWLNFGSIARQEQLLGADQDNGLIISNEVRPEDYPWFARLAEQVCRWLDRCGYPLCPGNIMATNPELALTLEGWILKVERWVKSPTPESVLKTAIFFDLKPVFGDLDLAQSLQQKMLGLTERSTIYQAALARSALAESPPIGMFRRFVVERNGDHTDAFDLKARGMMPITDIVRLHSLAHGQDAVNTLERLRQLQQHKHMTITDSRNLMDAYTLILQLRLESQIENLQQNQAIDNYCQPKSLSQLNRKHLKDVFSIVNQSQEAARLNYLRGLS, from the coding sequence ATGGCAGAACACGATACAATTAATCATTATCCCATAACAGAATTCCTAGCTGAATTTGTACCTTTCAATTGTTTAAACCCGTCAGAAATAACCGGCGTTTTAAAAAATCTCTGCAGTCGTTATTTTCTTAAAAATACGATTATTCAAGCGAGCGCCTCGCTGGGTTTAATCATTGTTCAAAAGGGCGCCATCGACCTCATCGGTGAGAACAATCAACTAATTGAACGCTTAGGTGAGGGTGATAGTTTCAACCTGCACAGTCTCAATGACCAACATCCCGGTATTCACGCCAAGATATTTGAAGATAGCCTCGTTCTCCAGCTAACTGAAGCTTGCTATCAGGAATTACGTAGTGGTAGCCGAGTTTTCGATCGTTTTTTTCATCATCAGAAACAACGGCGATTGCGGCGTTTAACCCTCGACAGCCAACAAAAATCGTTATTTTTGAGTTCCATAGCAACGATTGTGAGTCGAGAGCTGGTTTATACATCCCCAGAGCAGAGTATTCACCAAGCCAGCCTTATTATGACCGCGTCAAATGTTTCTTCAATTTTAGTACTTGAGCATGATGATCTTGTCGGCATTTTGACGGACAAAGATATACGCAGTCGCGTAGTAGCTAATGATTTAACCGTGATGACGCCGGTTGCAGAGGTGATGACAAAGCAGCCACATTGGGTTGACATTGACAGTACCATCTTAGATGTCAGTATCGAAATGTCGCGTTTAAGTTGCCACCACTTACCGGTAAAGCAAAACGGAAAACTGCTGGGTATTATTACCGCTTCTGATTTGCTAATGGCCAAACAAAATGACCCTATACACCTGGTACAGCGGATTAATCGCCTGACAGATATAGAACAAATCATTGCCGTTGCTACCTCCATCCCCCAACAAGTGGTTCAGTGGGTGGCCAACGATTTATCGGCGACGCATGCAGCCCAATTGCTCAGTTTATTGAGTGAAAAGATTACTCAGCGGATTATTGTGCTTACCATAGAAGAGATCGGCCCAGCACCTGTTGCATTTTGTTGGCTCAATTTCGGCTCCATCGCCAGGCAGGAGCAATTGCTTGGCGCAGACCAGGACAATGGTTTGATCATATCGAATGAGGTCAGGCCCGAAGATTATCCTTGGTTTGCTCGTTTAGCAGAGCAGGTGTGCCGTTGGCTAGACCGTTGTGGCTATCCGTTATGCCCGGGAAATATTATGGCAACAAACCCTGAATTAGCGTTAACGTTAGAGGGGTGGATACTAAAGGTTGAACGCTGGGTGAAAAGCCCAACACCGGAATCAGTGTTAAAAACAGCGATCTTCTTCGACCTAAAACCTGTTTTTGGTGACTTAGATCTGGCGCAATCACTACAACAAAAGATGCTGGGCTTAACTGAGAGATCGACGATATATCAAGCGGCACTGGCCAGAAGTGCACTGGCAGAGTCTCCACCTATTGGAATGTTCCGGCGCTTTGTTGTCGAGCGCAATGGTGACCATACTGATGCGTTCGATTTAAAGGCCAGGGGTATGATGCCTATTACCGATATAGTCAGACTACACAGTCTTGCCCACGGGCAAGATGCTGTAAATACCCTAGAGCGGTTACGACAGTTGCAGCAACACAAACACATGACTATTACAGACAGTCGCAACTTAATGGATGCTTATACGTTGATTCTACAGTTGCGGCTAGAGAGTCAAATAGAAAATCTACAGCAAAACCAGGCCATCGACAATTATTGTCAGCCAAAATCGTTGTCACAGCTCAATCGAAAGCATCTCAAAGATGTATTTAGCATCGTCAATCAGTCCCAGGAGGCTGCCCGATTGAATTATCTACGGGGGCTGTCGTAG
- a CDS encoding sodium:solute symporter family protein: MELQTLTYLVVGATFALYIGIAIWARAGSTKEFYVAGGGIHPVANGMATAADWMSAASFISMAGLIAFLGYGGSVFLMGWTGGFVLLAMLLAPYLRKYGKFTVPEFIGERFYSRTARIVAVICLIVASVTYVIGQMKGIGVAFSRFLEVGYDTGLIIGMVIVFFYAVLGGMKGITYTQIAQFCVLIFAYTVPAVFISFNLTGNPFPQLGLGSTISGTDTFLLDRLDQVVTDLGFNEYTTTARLSSVNMFAYTMSLMIGTAGLPHVIIRFFTVPKVKDARSSAGWALLFIAILYTTAPAVAAMARLNLVETIQPPNATENLAYDDRPDWFKNWEKTGLLKFEDKNGDGRIQYTADKASNEMVKVDRDIIVLANPEIANLPNWVIALVAAGGLAAALSTAAGLLLAISSAISHDLLKGVFVPDISEKNELLASRVAMAGAIGFAGYLGFNPPDFAAGTVALAFGLAASSIFPALMMGIFSKRINSQGATAGMIAGLGVTLLYVFQHKGIMFVASTSFLGDMPANWFLGIEPNAFGVIGAIVNFSVAYVVATVTAPPPQEVQDLVEHIRIPMGVQEAHDH, encoded by the coding sequence ATGGAATTACAAACTTTAACGTACCTGGTTGTTGGCGCTACATTCGCGCTTTATATCGGCATTGCCATCTGGGCAAGAGCGGGAAGCACCAAGGAGTTTTATGTGGCCGGAGGCGGTATACACCCGGTGGCAAATGGTATGGCGACTGCTGCTGATTGGATGTCTGCGGCTTCGTTTATCTCCATGGCTGGTCTCATTGCCTTTCTCGGTTACGGCGGATCTGTTTTCTTAATGGGTTGGACAGGTGGTTTTGTATTGCTGGCCATGTTACTTGCGCCATATTTGAGAAAGTATGGGAAATTCACCGTACCGGAATTCATAGGCGAGCGTTTCTATTCGAGAACAGCCCGCATCGTAGCGGTGATTTGTCTTATTGTGGCCTCGGTGACCTACGTCATCGGTCAGATGAAAGGTATTGGCGTCGCATTCTCTCGTTTCCTAGAAGTCGGCTACGATACTGGTCTGATTATCGGCATGGTAATTGTATTCTTCTACGCGGTTTTAGGCGGCATGAAAGGCATCACCTACACTCAGATTGCACAGTTTTGTGTACTGATCTTTGCCTATACCGTGCCTGCAGTCTTTATTTCTTTCAATCTGACAGGCAACCCATTCCCCCAATTAGGTTTGGGCAGCACCATCAGTGGCACGGATACCTTTTTACTCGACCGACTTGACCAAGTAGTCACGGACCTGGGGTTTAATGAGTACACCACCACGGCCAGACTGAGTTCAGTGAATATGTTTGCTTATACCATGTCGCTTATGATTGGTACTGCTGGCTTGCCTCACGTAATTATTCGTTTCTTTACCGTCCCGAAGGTAAAAGATGCGCGTAGCTCTGCGGGTTGGGCATTACTGTTCATCGCCATTTTATACACTACTGCTCCTGCTGTTGCCGCGATGGCTCGATTGAATTTAGTCGAGACAATACAGCCGCCAAATGCAACTGAAAACCTAGCCTATGATGATCGCCCTGATTGGTTTAAAAACTGGGAGAAAACGGGTCTTCTTAAGTTTGAAGATAAGAATGGTGATGGCCGCATTCAATACACTGCTGATAAAGCAAGTAATGAAATGGTTAAGGTTGATCGCGATATTATCGTACTGGCCAATCCTGAAATAGCCAATTTACCTAACTGGGTAATAGCCTTGGTTGCTGCCGGTGGTTTGGCAGCGGCGCTGTCAACAGCCGCTGGTTTACTGTTGGCAATATCTTCCGCTATTTCTCACGACTTATTAAAAGGTGTTTTTGTACCCGATATTAGTGAGAAGAACGAGTTGTTGGCCAGCCGTGTTGCTATGGCAGGCGCCATTGGCTTTGCAGGGTACCTGGGCTTTAATCCACCCGATTTTGCTGCCGGTACAGTAGCCCTTGCTTTTGGCTTGGCTGCTTCGTCTATCTTCCCCGCATTAATGATGGGTATTTTCAGCAAGCGTATTAACTCGCAAGGGGCCACTGCAGGTATGATTGCCGGCTTAGGTGTGACGCTGTTGTACGTGTTCCAGCATAAGGGCATTATGTTTGTGGCTAGCACCTCCTTCTTGGGTGATATGCCAGCAAATTGGTTCCTTGGTATTGAACCCAATGCCTTTGGTGTGATTGGCGCCATTGTTAACTTTAGCGTTGCCTATGTTGTCGCTACTGTCACAGCACCACCGCCACAGGAAGTTCAGGACTTGGTTGAGCATATCCGTATCCCGATGGGGGTGCAGGAAGCACACGACCACTAA
- a CDS encoding DUF4212 domain-containing protein, with product MAFKSEEDAKAYWQENVKIMIQLLVIWFIVSFGFGIMFVEQLNHFSLGGYKLGFWFAQQGSIYCFVALIFVYARRMAKLDRKYGVDDED from the coding sequence ATGGCTTTTAAAAGTGAAGAGGACGCGAAAGCGTACTGGCAAGAAAACGTCAAAATAATGATTCAGTTATTAGTGATCTGGTTCATTGTGTCATTTGGCTTTGGCATCATGTTTGTTGAGCAATTAAACCATTTCTCGCTCGGTGGTTATAAGCTGGGATTCTGGTTTGCACAGCAGGGTTCAATTTATTGTTTTGTTGCTCTTATCTTCGTCTATGCACGAAGAATGGCAAAACTCGATCGCAAATATGGCGTGGATGACGAGGATTAA
- the acs gene encoding acetate--CoA ligase, which translates to MTEPSSYPVMDVYRQREATDLSHYQQQYDESINNSDAFWRQKAQRIEWTKPFTEVENSSFDRDNLHIRWFEDGELNITSNCIDRHLDKHGDNTAFIFEPNNPDDSNRVISYKELYRHVCQMANALKSRGVKKGDVVTLYMPMIPEAIFAMLACARIGAPHSVVFGGFSPEALADRIDNGQSKVVITADEGRRGSKTIPLKDNVDVAIQHCHSTRVDTVIVVANTGAEITWVDGRDVDYTEITDEQAVDCEPVSVNAEDPLFILYTSGSTGKPKGVVHTTGGYSVYNSLAFEEIFDYHRGETYWCTADIGWITGHSYVVYGPLLNGATSVIYEGMPNWPTANRAATIVDKYNVDILYTAPTAIRAMMADGDKSIENCSLSSLRLLGTVGEPINPEAWRWLHSEVGKNNCPIVDTWWQTETGGIMLTPLPGATALKPGSATLPFFGIQPEVLDADGTVLNGPCSGGLCIAKSWPAQARTIFGDHQRFIDTYFSSYDGYYFTSDGCNRDEDGYYWITGRVDDVLNVAGHRMGTAEIESALVAHHAVTEAAVVGKPHAIKGEAIYVYVSLNSDTEASPALEKELKNWVRQEIGAIASPDTIQFANGLPKTRSGKIMRRILRKIASDECDQLGDTSTLADPTVVDQLIEQRQMIKVA; encoded by the coding sequence ATGACAGAACCCAGCAGCTACCCCGTTATGGATGTCTACCGTCAACGTGAAGCGACAGATCTTAGCCATTATCAGCAACAATACGATGAGTCGATTAATAACTCTGATGCGTTCTGGCGGCAAAAAGCGCAACGTATTGAGTGGACCAAGCCTTTTACTGAAGTCGAAAATAGCAGTTTTGACCGTGATAATTTGCACATCCGATGGTTTGAGGATGGTGAGCTTAATATCACCAGCAACTGCATCGATCGCCATTTAGATAAACACGGTGACAACACCGCTTTTATATTTGAGCCAAATAACCCAGATGACAGCAATCGTGTCATTAGCTACAAAGAGCTGTATCGCCATGTCTGCCAAATGGCCAATGCACTGAAGAGTAGAGGCGTTAAAAAAGGGGATGTTGTCACTTTATATATGCCGATGATTCCAGAGGCCATCTTCGCTATGCTTGCCTGCGCAAGAATTGGTGCTCCTCACTCCGTCGTATTTGGCGGCTTTTCACCTGAGGCACTGGCAGATCGTATCGATAACGGTCAATCAAAAGTGGTTATTACCGCCGATGAAGGTCGCCGCGGCAGCAAGACTATTCCCCTTAAGGATAATGTTGATGTTGCCATCCAACACTGCCATAGCACCCGGGTTGATACGGTTATTGTTGTGGCCAATACTGGGGCAGAAATCACTTGGGTCGACGGACGTGACGTTGACTACACAGAAATCACTGACGAGCAGGCCGTCGACTGTGAGCCCGTTAGCGTCAATGCCGAAGACCCGTTGTTCATCTTATATACCTCAGGTTCTACTGGTAAACCTAAAGGGGTTGTTCATACCACCGGTGGTTACAGTGTATATAACAGTCTGGCCTTCGAGGAAATATTCGATTATCACCGTGGCGAAACCTATTGGTGTACAGCGGATATTGGATGGATTACTGGCCACAGCTATGTGGTCTATGGCCCACTGCTCAATGGCGCCACGTCAGTTATTTATGAGGGCATGCCAAATTGGCCAACCGCTAACCGTGCTGCCACAATCGTCGATAAATACAATGTCGATATTCTCTATACAGCCCCTACTGCCATCCGAGCAATGATGGCCGATGGTGACAAATCAATTGAGAATTGTTCATTATCGAGCCTACGCCTACTGGGTACTGTCGGTGAACCAATCAACCCGGAAGCCTGGCGCTGGCTACACTCTGAGGTAGGAAAAAACAATTGTCCTATTGTCGATACCTGGTGGCAGACTGAAACCGGGGGGATTATGCTTACACCCCTACCCGGTGCTACCGCACTGAAACCTGGCTCTGCGACACTGCCATTCTTCGGCATTCAACCGGAGGTTCTCGATGCCGATGGTACGGTTTTAAACGGTCCCTGCAGTGGTGGCTTATGTATCGCCAAAAGCTGGCCGGCGCAGGCAAGAACAATTTTCGGTGATCATCAGCGTTTTATCGATACCTATTTCTCCAGTTATGACGGTTATTACTTCACCAGCGATGGTTGTAACAGAGATGAGGATGGCTATTACTGGATTACAGGTCGCGTTGATGATGTGCTCAATGTGGCTGGTCATCGAATGGGTACAGCTGAAATTGAAAGCGCGCTGGTTGCACACCATGCCGTTACTGAGGCAGCCGTTGTCGGCAAGCCCCACGCCATAAAAGGTGAGGCAATTTATGTTTATGTTTCGCTCAATAGTGATACTGAAGCAAGCCCAGCCTTAGAAAAAGAGCTTAAAAACTGGGTAAGACAGGAGATTGGGGCGATTGCATCACCCGATACGATTCAGTTTGCCAACGGCTTACCGAAGACACGTTCTGGCAAGATCATGCGTAGAATATTGCGCAAGATCGCCAGTGACGAATGCGATCAACTTGGGGATACATCAACATTGGCCGACCCAACCGTCGTCGACCAATTGATCGAACAACGACAGATGATCAAGGTCGCATAA